The sequence below is a genomic window from Candidatus Thermoplasmatota archaeon.
CGCCGTAGGCCTTCGCCTTCTCGTACGCCTTCTTCACGTTCTTGACGTTGACGTAGAGCTGGATCGCGTTGTAGCGGGGCTTTGCCATCCACGCTTTCCACGCGCGCTCGTCCTGGTCGGGCGGCGGCATGTTCGTGGGCCCGAACATCACCCACGTGTCGCCGAAGCGAACGCCCCCGTGAAGGGTCTCCCCTTCGGGCGTCTTCATCGTCATGCCCTTGTCGATCTTGGCGCCGAAGGCCTCCTGCCAGAAGTTC
It includes:
- a CDS encoding VOC family protein, encoding MANVAKTEGLSVVCYVDNVEKTLNFWQEAFGAKIDKGMTMKTPEGETLHGGVRFGDTWVMFGPTNMPPPDQDERAWKAWMAKPRYNAIQLYVNVKNVKKAYEKAKAYGAEIEQELRDEFWGDRTFIAQDNNGIVVGFAQTVKKVTPAQMKKMMKEFAEQA